A stretch of the Dyella telluris genome encodes the following:
- a CDS encoding alpha/beta fold hydrolase: MKNLVAGLLCLSFAGVGCAAPVSCAYGVYGEAGKAPVVISNPTAKGAQAPERYTFIDGRRGDVNAVDAPVRCAQGVVSVRQADGRFLAQPKVALRETPTHFKSHGTELAGVLIEPAQPGGRSPLVVFVHGSEKTPGIGGYYPYMFAAQGLSVFAYDKRGTGASDGDYTQNFELLADDAAAALDEARKLGAGRYSRAGFFGGSQGGWVAPRAAALAHADFVAVGFGLVMTPLEEDQQQAVLEMQEKGYDAASMARVREVTDATGAVMASHFTSGFDQLAAVKRKFANEPWLHTIEGEYTGEMLAENEADLRRTGAPRYDNLNILWNYDAVAAIRALDIPQLWVIAGEDRDAPGAVTRERLTVLKRAGKPIDLYVFPHTDHGMYEFVQDKDGTRHVTRITDGYFRLLADWIRQQDNPPYGTGERLP; this comes from the coding sequence ATGAAAAACCTTGTCGCGGGCCTGCTGTGCCTGTCGTTTGCCGGCGTGGGTTGCGCCGCGCCCGTGTCCTGCGCCTATGGCGTGTACGGCGAGGCTGGCAAGGCGCCGGTGGTGATTTCCAACCCCACCGCCAAGGGCGCGCAGGCACCGGAACGCTATACCTTCATCGATGGCCGGCGCGGCGACGTGAACGCTGTGGATGCGCCTGTGCGCTGCGCTCAAGGCGTGGTGAGCGTGCGCCAGGCGGATGGCCGTTTTCTCGCGCAGCCGAAGGTGGCTTTGCGTGAAACACCTACGCACTTCAAGAGCCACGGTACGGAACTGGCTGGCGTCTTGATCGAACCGGCGCAGCCCGGTGGCAGGTCGCCATTGGTGGTGTTCGTGCACGGTTCGGAAAAGACGCCAGGCATCGGTGGCTATTACCCGTACATGTTCGCCGCGCAGGGCCTGTCCGTGTTTGCCTATGACAAGCGCGGCACCGGTGCTTCGGATGGTGATTACACGCAGAACTTTGAACTGCTGGCGGACGACGCAGCCGCCGCGCTGGACGAGGCGCGCAAACTCGGGGCGGGACGTTACTCGCGCGCCGGTTTCTTCGGTGGCAGCCAGGGCGGCTGGGTAGCACCGCGCGCGGCAGCGCTGGCGCACGCCGATTTCGTCGCCGTGGGTTTTGGCCTGGTGATGACGCCGCTGGAAGAAGACCAGCAGCAGGCCGTGCTGGAAATGCAGGAGAAGGGCTATGACGCGGCCAGCATGGCCCGCGTCCGCGAGGTCACCGACGCCACGGGCGCGGTGATGGCTTCGCATTTCACCAGCGGCTTCGACCAGTTGGCGGCAGTCAAGCGCAAGTTCGCCAACGAGCCGTGGCTGCACACCATCGAAGGCGAATACACCGGCGAGATGCTGGCGGAGAACGAAGCCGACCTGCGCCGCACCGGCGCGCCACGTTACGACAACCTCAACATCCTCTGGAACTACGACGCCGTGGCGGCCATCCGCGCGCTGGACATTCCCCAGCTGTGGGTGATTGCAGGAGAGGACCGTGATGCCCCGGGTGCGGTCACGCGCGAACGCCTGACGGTCCTGAAGCGGGCCGGCAAGCCGATCGACCTCTACGTGTTCCCGCACACTGATCACGGCATGTACGAGTTCGTGCAGGACAAGGACGGCACCCGCCACGTCACGCGCATCACGGACGGTTACTTCCGCCTGCTGGCCGACTGGATCCGCCAGCAGGACAACCCGCCGTACGGCACGGGTGAACGCCTGCCGTGA
- a CDS encoding alpha/beta hydrolase, whose product MSSYRLKLGVVLCLGLVAGAAWAEGASAPQRFHLDLGVAGTDAASGRLLVFAEPAAAAEAEAKGGKIAEVDLDQLRPDKVSVAGREVARLAAGKGVDIDADDHAFPVAFTRLPPGDYYVQAVLDTNHSYNYTGRDTGDLLSDVIKVHLPASSVPVLKLTAAVPAHDAWVLSPSTPKATRDAAPEARKHVHDIDFVSPALTAFWGRPVHMRGFVLLPPGYDAKAAATYPVVYFTHGFGGGLDHFVGAMANNWLAMSKGEMPPMIWVFLDESSPTGTHEFADSVNNGPWGKALTEELIPQLESTYRMDAKASGRFLNGHSSGGWATLWLQTRYPKVFGGTWSTSPDPSDFHDFTGIDLYAPHANVYRKGDGSAYPLIRDQGKVIATFQQFAQIERVLGSYGGQIASFEWVFSPRGKDGRPLPMFDRDTGDVDGAVVAYWRDHYDIAHRLQDQWPELAPDLDGKIHLIVGTADTFYLDGSAHRLKAVLDGLRAHSDFRFLPDKTHFDLYAVGKDRTALLKQIAWEMYAVARPQSSLKRAAAP is encoded by the coding sequence ATGTCGTCATACCGACTGAAGCTTGGTGTTGTGCTTTGCCTGGGACTGGTCGCGGGCGCGGCATGGGCGGAGGGCGCCAGCGCGCCGCAGCGTTTCCACTTGGATCTTGGCGTGGCCGGCACGGACGCGGCCTCCGGTCGCCTGCTGGTATTCGCCGAGCCCGCGGCGGCCGCCGAGGCGGAAGCCAAGGGCGGCAAGATCGCCGAGGTGGATCTCGACCAGCTCAGGCCTGACAAGGTGAGCGTGGCGGGGCGCGAGGTGGCGCGGCTGGCCGCAGGCAAGGGCGTGGACATCGACGCGGACGATCATGCGTTCCCGGTCGCGTTTACCCGGTTGCCGCCCGGCGATTACTACGTGCAGGCCGTGCTGGACACCAACCACAGCTACAACTACACCGGCCGCGACACCGGCGACCTGCTCAGCGACGTCATCAAGGTGCACCTGCCGGCGTCCAGCGTGCCCGTGCTGAAACTGACCGCGGCCGTGCCTGCGCACGATGCCTGGGTGCTGTCGCCATCGACTCCGAAGGCCACCCGCGATGCGGCGCCCGAGGCGCGCAAGCACGTGCATGACATCGACTTCGTCAGCCCCGCGCTGACGGCGTTCTGGGGCCGCCCGGTACATATGCGCGGCTTTGTGCTGCTGCCGCCGGGCTACGACGCCAAGGCGGCCGCAACGTATCCGGTGGTGTATTTCACGCATGGCTTCGGTGGTGGCCTCGACCATTTCGTCGGCGCCATGGCCAACAACTGGCTGGCCATGTCCAAGGGCGAGATGCCGCCGATGATCTGGGTGTTCCTGGACGAGTCCTCACCCACCGGCACGCACGAATTCGCCGACTCGGTGAACAACGGACCGTGGGGCAAGGCGCTCACCGAGGAGCTGATCCCGCAACTGGAATCCACCTACCGGATGGATGCCAAGGCCTCCGGCCGTTTCCTCAATGGCCATTCGTCCGGCGGCTGGGCCACGCTGTGGCTGCAGACGCGTTACCCGAAGGTGTTCGGCGGCACCTGGTCCACCTCGCCCGACCCCAGCGACTTCCACGACTTCACCGGCATCGACCTCTACGCGCCGCATGCCAACGTGTACCGCAAGGGCGACGGTTCGGCGTACCCGCTGATCCGCGACCAGGGCAAGGTCATCGCCACCTTCCAGCAGTTCGCGCAGATCGAGCGCGTGCTGGGCAGCTATGGCGGGCAGATCGCTTCGTTCGAGTGGGTGTTTTCCCCGCGCGGCAAGGACGGCCGCCCACTGCCCATGTTCGATCGCGATACCGGCGACGTGGATGGCGCCGTGGTTGCCTACTGGCGTGACCACTACGACATCGCCCACCGCCTGCAGGATCAATGGCCGGAACTGGCACCCGACCTGGACGGCAAGATCCACCTGATCGTGGGCACTGCCGATACCTTCTACCTCGACGGTTCCGCGCATCGGTTGAAGGCGGTGCTGGATGGCCTGCGCGCGCATTCGGACTTCCGCTTCCTGCCCGACAAGACGCACTTCGACCTGTACGCCGTCGGCAAGGATCGCACCGCGCTGCTCAAGCAGATCGCGTGGGAGATGTATGCGGTGGCGCGTCCGCAGTCGTCGCTGAAGCGCGCTGCGGCCCCCTAG
- a CDS encoding methyl-accepting chemotaxis protein: MGKETPDIVLEPHELRAVNEALNRVQAVIEFDLKGKILTANGNFLHALGYTLEEIRGQHHRMFCEPSYAASAEYKKFWENLGKGVLDRGEYKRIGGDGREVWINASYNPVFDENGKPYKVVKFATDVTASRQERAEHEGKIHAIDKAQATIEFDLAGHVLTANDNFLGAVGYALDEIQGHHHRMFCEEGYAASPAYAEFWAKLNRGEFDAGRYKRFGKGGRVIWIQASYNPIYDGNGRLCKVVKFATDVTAQVELEESVKRRAADDQRKVEELLKVVRRAAEGDLTGEVRVEGSDPIDQLADGIGQMMSDLRSVIGKVVDSAGGFAGSSQEIAGRSSSVASGAQLLGATVEEMNASIEELTASINSIANNSRSADQLAKDTHQEAERGAKAIARSIEAMDLINKSSEDISEIIKVIGEIASQTNLLAFNAAIEAARAGEHGLSFSVVADEVRKLAERSSQATKEISKLINESVKRVTQGSEISRQAGEAFEKIVGGVSRTTQAISEISCGADEQLVAAREVSAAIQQVAEETEKSAAACDTIARSTTSLTQGAEELNRIVRRFVV, from the coding sequence ATGGGAAAAGAGACACCGGATATCGTGCTTGAGCCGCATGAACTGCGTGCGGTCAACGAGGCGCTCAACCGCGTGCAGGCGGTGATCGAGTTCGACCTGAAAGGGAAGATCCTCACGGCCAACGGCAACTTCCTCCATGCGCTGGGCTACACGCTGGAAGAGATCCGCGGCCAGCATCACCGCATGTTCTGCGAGCCCAGCTACGCGGCCAGTGCCGAGTACAAGAAGTTCTGGGAAAACCTGGGCAAGGGCGTGCTCGATCGCGGCGAGTACAAGCGCATCGGCGGCGACGGTCGCGAGGTGTGGATCAATGCGTCCTACAACCCCGTGTTCGACGAGAACGGCAAGCCGTACAAAGTGGTGAAGTTCGCCACCGATGTCACCGCCAGCCGGCAGGAGCGCGCCGAGCACGAGGGCAAGATCCACGCCATCGACAAGGCGCAGGCCACCATCGAGTTCGACCTGGCCGGCCACGTGCTGACCGCCAACGACAATTTCCTCGGTGCCGTGGGTTACGCACTGGACGAGATCCAGGGCCACCACCACCGCATGTTCTGCGAGGAAGGCTACGCCGCCAGTCCGGCCTACGCCGAGTTCTGGGCCAAGCTCAACCGTGGCGAGTTCGATGCCGGCCGCTACAAGCGGTTTGGCAAGGGCGGACGCGTGATCTGGATCCAGGCAAGCTACAACCCGATCTACGACGGCAACGGTCGCCTGTGCAAGGTGGTGAAGTTCGCCACCGACGTCACCGCGCAGGTGGAGCTGGAAGAAAGCGTGAAGCGTCGCGCCGCCGACGACCAGCGCAAGGTCGAGGAACTGCTGAAGGTGGTGCGCCGTGCCGCCGAGGGCGACCTCACCGGCGAAGTGCGCGTGGAGGGCAGTGATCCCATCGACCAGCTCGCCGACGGCATCGGCCAGATGATGAGCGACCTGCGCAGCGTGATCGGCAAGGTGGTCGATTCCGCCGGCGGTTTCGCCGGCAGCTCGCAGGAGATCGCCGGCCGTTCCAGCAGCGTGGCCAGCGGCGCGCAGCTGCTGGGCGCCACGGTGGAGGAAATGAACGCGTCCATCGAAGAGCTCACCGCGTCGATCAACTCCATTGCCAACAACTCGCGCAGCGCCGACCAGCTCGCCAAGGACACGCATCAGGAAGCCGAACGCGGCGCCAAGGCCATCGCGCGCTCGATCGAGGCGATGGACCTGATCAACAAGTCGTCCGAAGACATCAGCGAGATCATCAAGGTGATCGGCGAGATCGCCAGCCAGACCAACCTGCTGGCCTTCAACGCGGCCATTGAAGCGGCCCGTGCCGGTGAACATGGCCTTAGCTTCTCGGTGGTCGCCGACGAGGTGCGCAAGCTGGCCGAGCGTTCCTCGCAGGCCACCAAGGAAATCTCCAAGCTCATCAATGAATCGGTGAAGCGCGTGACGCAGGGCAGCGAGATCTCGCGGCAGGCGGGTGAGGCGTTCGAGAAGATCGTCGGCGGCGTCAGCCGCACCACCCAGGCCATCTCCGAGATCTCCTGCGGTGCGGACGAGCAACTGGTGGCGGCGCGCGAAGTGAGCGCGGCGATCCAGCAGGTGGCCGAGGAGACGGAGAAGTCCGCCGCCGCTTGCGACACCATTGCCCGTTCCACCACCTCGCTCACGCAGGGTGCGGAAGAACTGAACCGGATCGTCCGTCGCTTCGTGGTCTGA